In the Mauremys mutica isolate MM-2020 ecotype Southern chromosome 13, ASM2049712v1, whole genome shotgun sequence genome, one interval contains:
- the LOC123347231 gene encoding olfactory receptor 14C36-like: MSNQTILTEFLLLGFSDVRELQILHFVVFLLIYLAALMGNLLIITAVALNPHLQTPMYFFLVNLSILDFGSISVTIPKSMANSLMNTRVISYPGCVAQVFLFLLFTVTDLALLTIMAYDRYVAICQPLHYERVMNRRACVQMAASAWITCIVYCALHTGNTFRLPFCQSNVINQFFCEIPQLLKLTCSDSYLSEVWALAFGVFLGLNCFVFIIVSYVQIFKTVLRIPSKQGRHKAFSTCLPHLTVVSLLLFTAIFAYLKPTSSSASGLDLVVGVLYSLVPPVMNPIIYSMRNKEIKAALKKLIVWRLFTKS; the protein is encoded by the coding sequence atgtccaaccaaaccatcctgaccgagttccttcttctgggattctctgacgttcgggagctgcagattttgcactttgtggtgttcctgctgatttacctggcagccctgatggggaatcttctcatcatcacagccgTAGCCCTCAACCCACATCTTcaaacccccatgtacttcttcctggtgaATCTGTCTATCCTAGACTTTGGCTCCATCTCCGTTActatccccaaatccatggccaattcTCTCATGAACACCAGGGTGATTTCTTATCCTGGATGTGTTGCCCaagtctttctctttctcctcttcaCTGTAACTGATCTTGCCTtactcaccatcatggcatacgaccgatatgttgccatctgccaaccactgcactatgagagagtgatgaacaggagagcttgtgtccaaatggcagccagtgcctggattacTTGTATTGTCTACTGTGCCCTGCACACTGGCAATACCTTCAGGTTACCCTTCTGCCAGTCCAATGTCATcaaccagttcttctgtgaaatccctcAACTACTCAAGCTCACCTGCTCTGACTCATACCTAAGTGAAGTTTGGGCTCTTGCCTTCGGTGTGTTTTTAGGGttaaactgctttgtttttataattgtgtcttatgttcagattttcaaaactgtgtTGAGAATCCCTTCTAAGCAGGGACgtcataaagccttctccacctgcctgcctcacctcactgtggtctctttgttgcttttcacagccatctttgcctacctgaaacccacctccagctcagcatCAGGTCTGGACCTTGTGGTGGGTGTTCTCTATTCCCTGGTGCCTCCAGTGATGAATcccatcatctacagcatgaggaacaaggagatcaaagctgcTTTGAAGAAACTGATTGTGTGGCGGTTATTCACCAAGAGTTAA